In the Hylaeus volcanicus isolate JK05 chromosome 1, UHH_iyHylVolc1.0_haploid, whole genome shotgun sequence genome, one interval contains:
- the LOC128882794 gene encoding uncharacterized protein LOC128882794 isoform X1, translating into MSDLREIVSRIKIAILELRSYPHTSERGCTMKHGYRNMNASTVLLVLAVGVANAQLNFDGNPLTENTEYTAEESQLSRRTARREGTAANATNGVAERSQNFHPGFEAETSASWNVETKSKPVNDLSIDEEGVERHSSFAVKPDAVQTGRHLTTSPYVHGTNSIDPSELALSTFLNSKTPEESRQSLDDYLQIKESPQSVGDQATSSTGQQQPASLTGQQSLTLSSPVNQHLTAQLMQQREMLQTFPVNHRQQFNEQVYNANTQDPRSPVPNTVGTPLAQQAFTSYAQPGIQSRNDLFYPAGWHHRVRRIRGRPLPYAQSRGGFYNGPVPGPFKPKAPVEVIYTKPPGFGRGPPVLSNPPVPYEDASAWFPEADHPPPAKDVYYSQLYAQSYDPYYYNYIAKTGKVKPHLYGKMGKYHEDEGGDGIWGELYRGFKKHGLKNMMTPTFLLGMTLPVVTLMLTALVQKRSLARSDSGEFSREETIQEYLEQLQRAIECYEKKRRKRDANADECWKFN; encoded by the exons ATGAGCGATCTCAGGGAGATCGTCTCACGAATAAAGATCGCTATCCTCGAGTTGAGGTCGTatccacatacttctgagcggggGTGTACAATGAAGCATGGATACAG GAACATGAACGCGTCAACGGTCCTCCTGGTTCTCGCGGTAGGCGTAGCAAACGCTCAATTGAACTTTGACGGTAATCCTCTGACGGAGAACACCGAGTACACCGCCGAGGAGTCGCAGCTCTCTCGAAGAACCGCGAGGCGGGAGGGGACCGCAGCGAACGCGACGAATGGTGTCGCGGAACGTTCCCAGAATTTCCATCCGGGGTTCGAGGCCGAGACAAGTGCGTCTTGGAATGTCGAGACGAAAAGTAAACCCGTGAACGATCTGTCCATCGACGAGGAAGGTGTAGAACGCCATAGTTCCTTCGCCGTTAAACCAGATGCCGTTCAAACGGGTCGACACTTGACCACGAGTCCCTACGTTCACGGAACGAACTCTATCGATCCATCCGAGCTGGCGTTGAGCACGTTTCTGAACTCGAAAACGCCAGAGGAGTCCCGGCAATCGTTGGACGATTACCTCCAGATCAAAGAATCGCCACAAAGCGTTGGCGATCAAGCCACCTCGAGTACGGGCCAGCAACAGCCTGCATCCCTGACGGGCCAACAATCGTTGACCTTGTCGTCGCCGGTCAATCAACATCTCACCGCGCAGCTTATGCAACAACGAGAAATGCTGCAAACTTTCCCTGTTAATCACAGACAGCAATTCAACGAACAGGTTTACAATGCGAATACGCAAGATCCACGCTCACCTGTGCCCAACACCGTGGGTACACCGCTGGCGCAGCAGGCGTTTACGTCTTACGCGCAGCCTGGGATACAGAGCAGAAACGATCTCTTTTATCCTGCCGGATGGCATCATCGCGTGAGAAGAATACGTGGGAGACCGCTCCCCTACGCTCAGTCCAGGGGGGGATTCTACAATGGGCCTGTTCCAG GTCCTTTCAAGCCGAAGGCTCCCGTGGAGGTGATCTACACGAAACCACCGGGTTTCGGTCGCGGTCCTCCGGTCCTCAGCAACCCTCCAGTGCCGTACGAGGACGCCAGCGCCTGGTTCCCTGAAGCTGACCATCCGCCACCTGCGAAAGACGTTTATTACTCCCAGCTGTATGCTCAGTCCTACGACCCGTACTACTACAACTACATAGCGAAAACGGGCAAGGTGAAGCCTCACCTGTACGGAAAGATGGGTAAGTATCACGAAGACGAAGGCGGCGACGGGATCTGGGGAGAGCTGTACCGTGGCTTCAAGAAGCATGGCCTGAAGAACATGATGACGCCGACGTTTCTTCTGGGGATGACGCTGCCGGTGGTCACCCTGATGCTCACGGCGCTCGTGCAGAAGAGATCGCTCGCTAGATCGGACTCCGGGGAGTTCTCGCGAGAGGAGACGATTCAGGAGTACCTGGAACAGCTGCAGAGAGCTATAGAGTGCTACgagaagaagagaaggaaGAGGGACGCGAACGCGGACGAGtgctggaaatttaattaa
- the LOC128882794 gene encoding uncharacterized protein LOC128882794 isoform X2, protein MNASTVLLVLAVGVANAQLNFDGNPLTENTEYTAEESQLSRRTARREGTAANATNGVAERSQNFHPGFEAETSASWNVETKSKPVNDLSIDEEGVERHSSFAVKPDAVQTGRHLTTSPYVHGTNSIDPSELALSTFLNSKTPEESRQSLDDYLQIKESPQSVGDQATSSTGQQQPASLTGQQSLTLSSPVNQHLTAQLMQQREMLQTFPVNHRQQFNEQVYNANTQDPRSPVPNTVGTPLAQQAFTSYAQPGIQSRNDLFYPAGWHHRVRRIRGRPLPYAQSRGGFYNGPVPGPFKPKAPVEVIYTKPPGFGRGPPVLSNPPVPYEDASAWFPEADHPPPAKDVYYSQLYAQSYDPYYYNYIAKTGKVKPHLYGKMGKYHEDEGGDGIWGELYRGFKKHGLKNMMTPTFLLGMTLPVVTLMLTALVQKRSLARSDSGEFSREETIQEYLEQLQRAIECYEKKRRKRDANADECWKFN, encoded by the exons ATGAACGCGTCAACGGTCCTCCTGGTTCTCGCGGTAGGCGTAGCAAACGCTCAATTGAACTTTGACGGTAATCCTCTGACGGAGAACACCGAGTACACCGCCGAGGAGTCGCAGCTCTCTCGAAGAACCGCGAGGCGGGAGGGGACCGCAGCGAACGCGACGAATGGTGTCGCGGAACGTTCCCAGAATTTCCATCCGGGGTTCGAGGCCGAGACAAGTGCGTCTTGGAATGTCGAGACGAAAAGTAAACCCGTGAACGATCTGTCCATCGACGAGGAAGGTGTAGAACGCCATAGTTCCTTCGCCGTTAAACCAGATGCCGTTCAAACGGGTCGACACTTGACCACGAGTCCCTACGTTCACGGAACGAACTCTATCGATCCATCCGAGCTGGCGTTGAGCACGTTTCTGAACTCGAAAACGCCAGAGGAGTCCCGGCAATCGTTGGACGATTACCTCCAGATCAAAGAATCGCCACAAAGCGTTGGCGATCAAGCCACCTCGAGTACGGGCCAGCAACAGCCTGCATCCCTGACGGGCCAACAATCGTTGACCTTGTCGTCGCCGGTCAATCAACATCTCACCGCGCAGCTTATGCAACAACGAGAAATGCTGCAAACTTTCCCTGTTAATCACAGACAGCAATTCAACGAACAGGTTTACAATGCGAATACGCAAGATCCACGCTCACCTGTGCCCAACACCGTGGGTACACCGCTGGCGCAGCAGGCGTTTACGTCTTACGCGCAGCCTGGGATACAGAGCAGAAACGATCTCTTTTATCCTGCCGGATGGCATCATCGCGTGAGAAGAATACGTGGGAGACCGCTCCCCTACGCTCAGTCCAGGGGGGGATTCTACAATGGGCCTGTTCCAG GTCCTTTCAAGCCGAAGGCTCCCGTGGAGGTGATCTACACGAAACCACCGGGTTTCGGTCGCGGTCCTCCGGTCCTCAGCAACCCTCCAGTGCCGTACGAGGACGCCAGCGCCTGGTTCCCTGAAGCTGACCATCCGCCACCTGCGAAAGACGTTTATTACTCCCAGCTGTATGCTCAGTCCTACGACCCGTACTACTACAACTACATAGCGAAAACGGGCAAGGTGAAGCCTCACCTGTACGGAAAGATGGGTAAGTATCACGAAGACGAAGGCGGCGACGGGATCTGGGGAGAGCTGTACCGTGGCTTCAAGAAGCATGGCCTGAAGAACATGATGACGCCGACGTTTCTTCTGGGGATGACGCTGCCGGTGGTCACCCTGATGCTCACGGCGCTCGTGCAGAAGAGATCGCTCGCTAGATCGGACTCCGGGGAGTTCTCGCGAGAGGAGACGATTCAGGAGTACCTGGAACAGCTGCAGAGAGCTATAGAGTGCTACgagaagaagagaaggaaGAGGGACGCGAACGCGGACGAGtgctggaaatttaattaa